Proteins encoded by one window of Antechinus flavipes isolate AdamAnt ecotype Samford, QLD, Australia chromosome 4, AdamAnt_v2, whole genome shotgun sequence:
- the RPS27 gene encoding 40S ribosomal protein S27 has translation MPLAKDLLHPSPEEEKRKHKKKRLVQSPNSYFMDVKCPGCYKITTVFSHAQTVVLCVGCSTVLCQPTGGKARLTEGCSFRRKQH, from the exons ATGCCT CTCGCGAAAGATCTCTTGCACCCCTCTCCCGAGGAGGAGAAGCGGAAACACAAGAAGAAGCGCCTGGTGCAGAGTCCCAACTCATATTTCATGGACGTAAAGTGCCCGG GATGCTATAAAATCACCACTGTCTTCAGCCACGCACAAACAGTGGTTCTCTGTGTCGGATGCTCCACTGTCCTCTGTCAGCCTACTGGAGGAAAGGCAAGACTTACAGAAG GATGCTCCTTCAGACGGAAGCAGCACTAA